One window of Microbacterium sp. Root61 genomic DNA carries:
- a CDS encoding phytoene desaturase family protein: protein MAPRATVVGSGPNGLVAAVSLARAGYTVRVLEAAHTIGGGIRTAALTLPGYRHDVGSAVHPAALSSPFFRAFGLRRRIDWVVPEASFAHPLDGDRAAIAWRDLDRTVDGLGRDGRAWAAMIGALNDRLAQLVDFTGSQLLRMPRHPLVAARFGLDALAMGTHLGRAVLRTEAGAALLSGVLAHANTRLPSLASAASGLFLAAHTHTDDGWAFPVGGAQSIADVLTADLYAHGGTIETGVHVHGLGDLDVGDPQRGDILLLDTSPRLLLTHPDLPPRYARAVRDYRYGAAAAKVDFALDGPIPWRDPATALAPTVHLGGTRAEVEASENEVARGRVSARPYVLAVQPSALDATRAPAGHAVLWTYVHVPAGSTLDPTELVIAQVERFAPGFRERILATHVTSAVQQAAQNPSNIGGDILGGAFTMLQAVRRPVVSTTPWRTPLPGVYLASASTPPGPGVTGMPGWYAARQALADAGTPATLEDLFVPK from the coding sequence ATGGCACCGAGAGCGACGGTGGTCGGCAGCGGCCCGAACGGGCTCGTCGCCGCGGTCTCGCTCGCCCGCGCGGGGTACACCGTGCGGGTACTCGAGGCCGCGCACACGATCGGCGGCGGCATCCGGACGGCGGCACTCACGCTGCCCGGCTACCGGCACGACGTCGGTTCGGCCGTGCACCCGGCGGCGCTGAGCTCGCCGTTCTTCCGCGCCTTCGGGCTGCGGCGGCGCATCGACTGGGTCGTGCCGGAGGCGTCGTTCGCGCATCCGCTGGATGGGGACCGTGCCGCGATCGCGTGGCGCGACCTCGATCGCACGGTGGACGGCCTCGGGCGCGACGGCCGGGCGTGGGCGGCGATGATCGGCGCTCTCAACGATCGTCTCGCGCAGCTCGTCGACTTCACCGGCTCCCAGCTGCTGCGGATGCCGCGGCACCCGCTCGTCGCCGCCCGTTTCGGCCTCGACGCGCTGGCGATGGGAACGCACCTCGGACGCGCGGTGCTGCGCACCGAGGCCGGAGCTGCGCTGCTGTCGGGCGTGCTGGCACACGCCAACACGCGGCTGCCGAGCCTCGCGTCGGCCGCCTCGGGCCTGTTCCTGGCCGCGCACACCCACACCGACGACGGATGGGCGTTCCCGGTCGGGGGCGCGCAGTCCATCGCCGACGTCCTCACCGCCGACCTGTACGCGCACGGCGGCACCATCGAGACCGGCGTGCACGTGCACGGGCTCGGCGACCTCGACGTCGGCGACCCGCAGCGCGGCGACATCCTGCTCCTGGACACCTCGCCGCGACTGCTCCTGACTCACCCGGACCTGCCCCCGCGTTACGCCCGTGCCGTGCGGGACTATCGCTACGGCGCGGCCGCCGCGAAGGTCGACTTCGCTCTGGACGGACCGATCCCCTGGCGCGACCCGGCCACCGCACTGGCACCGACAGTGCATCTGGGCGGGACCCGGGCCGAGGTGGAGGCGAGCGAGAACGAGGTCGCCCGGGGACGGGTCTCGGCGCGTCCCTATGTCCTCGCGGTGCAGCCGTCGGCGCTGGATGCCACCCGGGCTCCGGCCGGGCACGCGGTGCTGTGGACGTACGTGCACGTGCCGGCGGGGTCGACCCTGGATCCCACCGAACTCGTCATCGCCCAGGTGGAGCGCTTCGCGCCGGGGTTCCGCGAGCGCATCCTCGCCACGCACGTGACCTCCGCGGTGCAGCAGGCCGCGCAGAACCCGAGCAACATCGGCGGAGACATCCTGGGTGGCGCGTTCACGATGCTGCAGGCCGTACGACGACCTGTCGTGTCGACCACACCCTGGCGCACACCGCTGCCCGGCGTCTACCTCGCTTCCGCGTCCACTCCACCCGGCCCCGGAGTCACCGGCATGCCCGGGTGGTACGCCGCCCGCCAGGCCCTGGCCGATGCCGGGACACCCGCGACGCTCGAGGACCTGTTCGTCCCGAAGTGA
- a CDS encoding lipase maturation factor family protein, whose protein sequence is MDGFAALDFEFARQVLQRGIAVLYLVAFASSLNQFRPLLGEHGLLPAPELLAWVAESPQRRRMLHPTLFRFWRYTDRRLVAICVGGIAVAVLLAVGVPQLGPPWVPMLCFLVLWGLYMSIVSIGQTFYAFGWEMLLLEAGFVCAFLGSDSQPPPTAVIVLCWWLVFRLEFGAGMIKLRGGREWRDLTALMYHHETQPMPGPLSRTAHLLPAWFHRFEVLGNHFSQLVVPWFLFAPLLGLWIAGPWPNIVGTAAAAIIIATQAWLIATGNFAWLNWAAVVLAFSGVALPLGGASPVASEPPWILDGIPLYWVVLTGAVAAGYVVISVPAARNLAARRQLMNASFNRWQLANAYGAFGTVTKERIEIVVEGALEQDPDAAQWRAYEFKGKPGDVRRMPRQFAPYHLRLDWLMWFLPLGRSMEDWFTAFLVRLLEADAPTLRLLAGDPFDGARPRWIRAVSYRYRFATRDEFRASHARWVRDRRRVILGPMSLR, encoded by the coding sequence ATGGACGGCTTCGCCGCGCTCGACTTCGAGTTCGCACGTCAGGTGCTCCAGCGCGGGATCGCGGTCCTGTACCTCGTCGCGTTCGCGTCGTCGCTGAACCAGTTCCGCCCGCTGCTGGGCGAGCACGGCCTCCTGCCGGCGCCGGAGCTCCTCGCCTGGGTCGCCGAGTCCCCGCAGCGACGGCGGATGCTGCACCCCACGCTCTTCCGTTTCTGGCGGTACACCGACCGGCGTCTCGTCGCGATCTGCGTCGGGGGGATCGCCGTCGCGGTGCTCCTGGCGGTGGGCGTGCCGCAGCTTGGGCCGCCCTGGGTGCCGATGCTCTGCTTCCTCGTGCTGTGGGGGCTGTACATGTCGATCGTCAGCATCGGCCAGACGTTCTACGCCTTCGGGTGGGAGATGCTCCTGCTGGAGGCCGGGTTCGTCTGCGCCTTCCTCGGCTCGGACAGCCAGCCCCCACCGACCGCGGTCATCGTGCTGTGCTGGTGGCTGGTGTTCCGACTCGAGTTCGGCGCCGGCATGATCAAGCTCCGCGGCGGCCGCGAGTGGCGGGATCTGACCGCGCTCATGTACCACCACGAGACTCAGCCGATGCCGGGCCCGCTCAGTCGTACCGCGCATCTGCTGCCCGCGTGGTTCCACCGGTTCGAGGTGCTCGGCAACCACTTCTCGCAGCTGGTCGTGCCGTGGTTCCTGTTCGCACCGCTGCTCGGGCTGTGGATCGCCGGTCCGTGGCCGAACATCGTCGGCACCGCCGCCGCCGCAATCATCATCGCGACGCAGGCGTGGCTGATCGCGACAGGCAACTTCGCCTGGCTCAACTGGGCGGCGGTCGTCCTGGCGTTCTCGGGAGTCGCGCTGCCGCTCGGTGGCGCCTCGCCTGTGGCGTCGGAGCCACCGTGGATCCTCGACGGCATCCCGCTGTACTGGGTGGTGCTCACCGGTGCGGTGGCGGCCGGGTACGTCGTGATCAGCGTGCCCGCCGCCCGCAACCTGGCGGCGCGGCGCCAGCTGATGAACGCGAGCTTCAACCGCTGGCAGCTCGCCAACGCCTACGGCGCGTTCGGCACCGTCACGAAGGAGCGCATCGAGATCGTCGTCGAAGGCGCCCTCGAACAGGATCCGGATGCCGCGCAGTGGCGTGCGTACGAGTTCAAGGGCAAGCCGGGCGATGTGCGGCGGATGCCCCGGCAGTTCGCCCCGTACCATCTGCGTCTCGACTGGCTGATGTGGTTCCTGCCCCTCGGCCGTTCGATGGAGGACTGGTTCACGGCGTTCCTGGTGCGTCTGCTCGAGGCGGACGCACCCACCCTGCGGCTGCTCGCCGGGGATCCGTTCGACGGCGCGCGTCCGCGCTGGATCCGCGCGGTGTCGTACCGCTACCGTTTCGCGACGCGAGACGAGTTCCGCGCCTCGCACGCGCGCTGGGTCCGCGACCGGCGGCGGGTGATCCTCGGCCCGATGTCGCTGCGCTGA
- a CDS encoding phosphorylase family protein: MRLLVAALESELVAFPAHLSGFERLVTGPGKLQATYALTRALDAHDYEEIVVVGTAGAIDPGLEASVYDVDAAIQHDVTDIDGIVGQHVSLPSRLELGRVGVTIATGDHFVDDAEAVGVIQPLGAGLVDMETYAYVWVAAQFGVPIRVLKSVSDRAQDGAITDWRATVAACSAQLREKIQELYGV, encoded by the coding sequence GTGAGACTACTCGTCGCGGCACTCGAATCCGAACTCGTCGCCTTCCCGGCCCACCTCTCCGGCTTCGAGCGGCTGGTCACGGGACCGGGCAAGCTGCAGGCCACCTACGCGCTGACGCGCGCGCTGGATGCGCACGACTACGAGGAGATCGTCGTGGTCGGCACGGCGGGCGCGATCGACCCGGGGCTCGAGGCATCCGTCTACGACGTGGATGCGGCGATCCAGCACGACGTGACCGACATCGACGGCATCGTCGGCCAGCACGTCTCGCTGCCCTCGCGCCTCGAGCTCGGTCGCGTCGGTGTCACCATCGCCACCGGTGACCATTTCGTCGACGACGCCGAAGCGGTCGGCGTCATCCAGCCGCTGGGGGCCGGCCTCGTCGACATGGAGACGTACGCCTACGTGTGGGTCGCGGCGCAGTTCGGCGTGCCGATCCGTGTGCTGAAGTCTGTGTCCGATCGCGCGCAGGACGGTGCGATCACCGACTGGCGCGCCACGGTCGCGGCCTGCAGCGCGCAGCTGCGCGAGAAGATCCAGGAGCTCTACGGCGTCTGA
- a CDS encoding MFS transporter has protein sequence MSDRKEPVAGTGAQPQTLTIALSPARTWRAYWVCVAVAALTILDLSKVNVALPSIEAALGAGSTELQLIVSGYVLTFGLFLVPMGRLGDQRSRRMLFIVGLSLFTLASLACALAPNTTVLLIARLVQGIAAGIQMPQVLGLIQQLFQGKARGRAFGLFGATIGVATAFGPTLGGLMIALGGPTDGWRWIFWINIPLGLIAIALAAWLLPSTRLPSKKRVELDPFGVVLFAVTVVSLMWPFLFTTGSPDDNPSRWWLLVVFVLAATAFVAWERRYAASGRKPLLPLGLFRVPSFRNGTLLQTAYFTALPSMFLLTTLYLQSGLSIAPVYAGMVTIGFALASAASSWIGGNIVGKYGRPVVVWGLALVLLCVGGLVITALYAPDSVTPYVMAAIMTVGGIGGGLVIAPNQTLTLADIPVKQGGVAGSVGQLGQRIGAAVGTAVALALFYATIYREDGTETQAVIFHDAYAFGMTAVGLFIALAFIVAVIDLSGRRRADETRATRAGP, from the coding sequence ATGTCGGATCGTAAAGAGCCCGTCGCGGGCACCGGGGCACAGCCGCAGACACTGACGATCGCGCTCTCGCCCGCCCGCACTTGGCGGGCTTACTGGGTATGCGTGGCGGTGGCGGCGCTCACGATCCTCGACCTGTCCAAGGTCAACGTCGCCCTGCCGTCGATCGAGGCCGCGCTCGGCGCGGGGTCGACCGAACTGCAGCTCATCGTCTCGGGTTACGTGCTCACCTTCGGCCTGTTCCTCGTACCGATGGGGCGCCTCGGCGACCAGCGGTCGCGCCGCATGCTCTTCATCGTCGGTCTCTCGCTGTTCACCCTGGCGAGCCTCGCGTGCGCGCTCGCGCCGAACACGACCGTGCTGCTGATCGCCCGCCTCGTGCAGGGCATCGCGGCCGGCATCCAGATGCCCCAGGTGCTCGGGCTCATCCAACAGCTCTTCCAGGGCAAGGCGCGCGGCCGGGCATTCGGGCTGTTCGGCGCCACGATCGGCGTCGCCACGGCGTTCGGGCCGACGCTCGGCGGCCTGATGATCGCGCTCGGCGGCCCGACCGACGGCTGGCGCTGGATCTTCTGGATCAACATCCCGCTCGGACTCATCGCCATCGCCCTGGCTGCATGGCTGCTGCCCAGCACCCGGCTGCCCTCCAAGAAGCGCGTCGAGCTCGACCCGTTCGGCGTCGTGCTGTTCGCCGTGACGGTCGTGTCTCTGATGTGGCCGTTCCTGTTCACGACAGGGTCGCCCGACGACAACCCGAGCCGCTGGTGGCTGCTGGTCGTGTTCGTGCTGGCCGCGACGGCGTTCGTCGCCTGGGAACGCCGGTACGCGGCATCCGGTCGTAAACCGCTCTTGCCGCTCGGGCTGTTCCGGGTCCCGTCCTTCCGCAACGGCACGCTGCTGCAGACGGCGTACTTCACCGCCCTCCCGTCGATGTTCCTGCTGACGACCCTCTACCTGCAGAGCGGACTGAGCATTGCGCCGGTGTACGCCGGCATGGTCACGATCGGATTCGCGCTGGCGAGCGCGGCCTCGTCCTGGATCGGCGGCAACATCGTCGGGAAGTACGGTCGTCCCGTCGTCGTGTGGGGCCTCGCCCTCGTCCTGCTGTGCGTCGGCGGGCTCGTGATCACGGCACTCTATGCGCCCGACTCGGTCACCCCGTATGTGATGGCCGCCATCATGACCGTCGGCGGCATCGGCGGCGGACTCGTGATCGCCCCCAACCAGACGCTCACGCTCGCCGACATCCCGGTCAAGCAGGGCGGAGTCGCGGGATCCGTGGGCCAGCTCGGGCAGCGCATCGGCGCGGCCGTCGGCACAGCGGTCGCCCTGGCACTGTTCTACGCGACGATCTACCGCGAGGACGGCACCGAGACGCAGGCCGTCATCTTTCACGATGCGTACGCGTTCGGAATGACCGCCGTCGGACTGTTCATCGCCCTGGCGTTCATCGTCGCGGTGATCGATCTGTCCGGCCGCCGGAGGGCGGACGAGACCCGCGCGACCCGCGCCGGCCCGTAG
- a CDS encoding AAA family ATPase, with protein sequence MKLHRLELEGFGPFREPQVVDFDAFADDGLFLISGRTGAGKSSVLDGVCFALYGGAPRYEGAEKRLRSDHSAPEDATRVVLEFTSAGSRWRVTRSPEYDRPKKNGNGLTPEPHRAHLDEWVGGEWIGRAARPVDVANQLDEILGLNQQQFLQVILLAQNRFAQFLLAKNDDRQKLLRTLFGTRTYEEYARELESRRKASEQSIATGLDGVRLRLDDAERLVDEHDLGPVEPEGITEEAAPAELTGRLVSAARAVDRAAYRADVAAQTRDAADSRHRDVAAAHAALTARVAQLADRDRGRDTLAALELEAPAIADLRVRLDRAARAEGLRSAIDTATRAGATADTARAAQTRAVDAWVAAGEPAPHDGDLTPVELAALRARVERLGESLGEWSSAVTQERELPDQEEALAAARADADDLDALTTQIEAQRAGIPVALAGLDAQIAAQALAAGALASARDRLAAAELQVAAAEEAEVRGAEAAAADAIAVARGLSMQEASGAVTALLQRRLAGHAGELAAALVDGAECAVCGSTTHPHPAEPSDDPVTDDAVAAAETAKDAAIAAEQVASAAAREARTALAEATARAGGVDVPALVAALDRARAAHAAAADAQSAHERLVAERQALQESDAAAAAERDALAAQLAALRESIAAATATLESARATVAAARGEAESVSARVAETSRLRDLARALADAAAERADRAEAERDARADRDARVAASDFADVDDALAALLSPAARAEQEEQVREHDTALRTVKGKLLDLELALADAPDEPIDLAAADAELAAAREEWSAAEKAAAVAEQVQLRLQDLVRQARTAHDRFASLADEHSVLARLADTVAGRAPNTHRMTLESFVLAAELEEIVDAANLRLDDMSSGRYRLQHTDARAARNAASGLGLEIMDAYTGQPRPAQSLSGGETFLASLALALGLAEVVTARAGGVRLDTLFVDEGFGSLDAETLDQAMRTLDELRQGGRTVGVISHVEAMKEQIPAQLVVEATHTGPSVIRQAAFRLDE encoded by the coding sequence ATGAAGCTGCATCGCCTCGAGCTGGAGGGGTTCGGCCCCTTCCGCGAACCGCAGGTCGTCGATTTCGACGCGTTCGCGGATGACGGGCTCTTCCTCATCTCAGGACGCACCGGAGCCGGCAAGTCGAGCGTGCTGGACGGCGTCTGCTTCGCGCTGTACGGCGGGGCACCGCGCTACGAGGGCGCCGAGAAGCGGCTGCGCAGCGACCATTCCGCCCCCGAAGACGCGACACGGGTCGTCCTCGAATTCACGAGCGCGGGCAGCCGCTGGCGCGTCACGCGCTCGCCGGAGTACGACCGCCCGAAGAAGAACGGGAACGGCCTCACACCCGAGCCGCATCGCGCGCACCTCGACGAATGGGTCGGCGGCGAATGGATCGGACGCGCGGCACGACCGGTCGATGTCGCGAACCAGCTCGACGAGATCCTCGGACTGAACCAGCAGCAGTTCCTGCAGGTGATCCTGCTGGCGCAGAACCGGTTCGCGCAGTTCCTGCTCGCCAAGAACGACGACCGGCAGAAGCTGCTGCGCACCCTGTTCGGCACGCGCACGTACGAGGAGTACGCGCGCGAGCTCGAGTCGCGCCGCAAGGCCTCGGAACAGTCGATCGCGACCGGGCTCGATGGCGTACGACTGCGCTTGGACGATGCCGAGCGGCTGGTGGACGAGCACGATCTCGGCCCCGTCGAGCCCGAGGGCATCACGGAAGAGGCCGCTCCCGCGGAGCTGACCGGACGACTGGTCTCGGCAGCGCGCGCGGTGGATCGGGCCGCGTACCGCGCCGACGTCGCCGCCCAGACACGGGATGCCGCCGACTCCCGCCACCGCGATGTCGCCGCGGCGCATGCGGCCCTGACCGCGCGAGTGGCACAGCTGGCGGATCGGGATCGCGGACGCGATACCCTCGCCGCCCTCGAGCTCGAGGCGCCGGCGATCGCCGACCTGCGGGTGCGCCTCGACCGCGCCGCCCGTGCCGAGGGGCTGCGCAGCGCCATCGACACGGCGACCCGCGCCGGTGCGACGGCGGACACGGCGCGTGCCGCGCAGACCCGCGCGGTCGATGCATGGGTCGCGGCCGGCGAGCCCGCTCCGCACGACGGAGACCTCACGCCCGTCGAGCTCGCCGCGCTCCGTGCCCGTGTCGAGCGACTCGGCGAGAGCCTCGGGGAATGGTCGAGCGCGGTCACACAGGAGCGCGAGCTGCCGGACCAGGAGGAGGCCCTCGCCGCGGCCCGTGCCGACGCCGACGACCTCGACGCGCTCACGACGCAGATCGAGGCGCAGCGTGCCGGGATCCCGGTCGCGCTGGCCGGGTTGGATGCTCAGATCGCCGCGCAGGCGCTCGCTGCCGGTGCGCTCGCCTCGGCGCGCGACCGCCTCGCTGCTGCCGAGCTGCAGGTCGCCGCCGCCGAAGAGGCTGAGGTCCGCGGCGCAGAAGCTGCTGCCGCCGACGCGATCGCGGTCGCACGAGGGCTGTCGATGCAGGAGGCCTCCGGTGCTGTGACGGCGCTGCTGCAGCGGCGCCTGGCCGGTCACGCAGGAGAACTCGCCGCTGCGCTGGTCGATGGCGCCGAGTGCGCCGTGTGCGGCTCGACCACCCACCCGCATCCGGCCGAGCCCAGCGATGACCCGGTCACCGACGATGCCGTCGCGGCGGCCGAGACGGCGAAGGATGCCGCGATCGCCGCCGAGCAGGTCGCCTCCGCTGCCGCCAGAGAGGCGCGCACCGCGCTCGCCGAGGCCACCGCGCGAGCCGGGGGAGTCGACGTCCCCGCGCTCGTCGCGGCACTGGACCGCGCACGGGCAGCGCACGCTGCGGCTGCCGATGCGCAGAGCGCGCACGAGCGCCTGGTGGCTGAGCGACAGGCACTGCAGGAATCGGATGCCGCGGCCGCGGCCGAACGCGACGCGCTCGCCGCGCAGCTCGCGGCACTGCGCGAATCGATCGCGGCGGCGACCGCCACGCTCGAGTCCGCCCGCGCCACAGTGGCGGCCGCCCGCGGGGAGGCGGAATCGGTGTCGGCCCGCGTCGCGGAGACGTCCCGGCTCCGCGACCTCGCCCGCGCCCTCGCCGATGCCGCCGCCGAACGGGCAGACCGCGCCGAGGCCGAGCGAGATGCACGGGCCGATCGCGATGCGCGGGTCGCGGCATCCGACTTCGCCGATGTCGACGACGCTCTCGCCGCCCTGCTCAGCCCCGCCGCGCGCGCCGAGCAGGAGGAACAGGTCCGCGAGCACGACACCGCGCTGCGAACCGTCAAGGGCAAGCTGCTCGATCTCGAACTCGCGCTGGCCGATGCCCCCGATGAGCCGATCGACCTCGCCGCGGCCGACGCCGAGCTCGCCGCGGCGCGCGAGGAATGGTCCGCCGCGGAGAAGGCCGCCGCCGTGGCCGAACAGGTGCAGCTGCGTCTGCAGGACCTCGTTCGCCAGGCGCGCACCGCCCACGACCGATTCGCGTCCCTCGCCGACGAGCACTCCGTGCTGGCCCGACTGGCCGACACGGTGGCGGGGCGCGCCCCGAACACCCACCGCATGACGCTGGAGTCCTTCGTGCTCGCCGCCGAGCTGGAGGAGATCGTGGATGCCGCGAACCTGCGCCTGGACGACATGTCCTCCGGCCGGTACCGGCTCCAGCACACCGACGCGCGGGCGGCCCGCAACGCGGCCTCCGGGCTTGGCCTCGAGATCATGGACGCGTACACCGGCCAGCCTCGCCCGGCCCAATCCCTGTCCGGCGGTGAGACCTTCCTCGCGTCGCTCGCGCTCGCGCTGGGCCTCGCCGAGGTCGTCACGGCGCGCGCCGGCGGTGTGCGCCTGGACACACTGTTCGTCGATGAGGGCTTCGGCTCCCTCGACGCGGAGACCCTCGACCAGGCGATGCGCACGCTCGACGAGCTGCGCCAGGGCGGTCGCACGGTCGGCGTCATCAGTCATGTCGAAGCGATGAAGGAGCAGATTCCCGCTCAACTCGTCGTCGAGGCCACGCACACCGGTCCGAGCGTGATCCGCCAGGCGGCGTTTAGGCTGGACGAATGA
- a CDS encoding exonuclease SbcCD subunit D yields MRILHTSDWHIGRSFHGHSTLDALRGVLATLTEQVRSHEVDVVIVAGDVFDSATPAAGCYTLLSDTLAALRDTGARIVVTSGNHDSAARLGFQSALLRDGIHVITDPRTVGTPITIDDEYGPVHLYGIPYLEPSLVRHLWGGIELRSQAQTMDHAMSLIRSDLAGRTGRSVAIAHCFAAGVEPTPHLERDIQQGGLDVVPLSIFEGVDYVALGHIHGQQRLSDSVRYAGAPLHYSFGERDRARGSWLVDLDAAGLGSVEWLDLPVPRPLDVIRGTLDELLHDPRFDGAVDAWVAAQYTDATPQTDPMRKLQARFPHCATVAHMPDHVQAEDGLTYAGRVRNARTPVELFDAFLAHVRNGEGASDAERELIADVVQERVAAEASA; encoded by the coding sequence ATGCGCATCCTGCACACGTCGGACTGGCACATCGGGCGGTCGTTCCACGGCCATTCCACGCTCGATGCGCTCCGCGGCGTGCTCGCGACGCTGACCGAGCAGGTGCGCAGCCACGAGGTCGACGTCGTCATCGTCGCCGGCGATGTGTTCGACTCCGCAACCCCGGCCGCCGGGTGCTACACGCTGCTGTCCGACACCCTGGCCGCCCTGCGCGACACTGGCGCGCGCATCGTGGTGACCAGCGGCAACCACGACTCCGCGGCCCGCCTCGGGTTCCAGTCCGCGCTGCTGCGCGACGGCATCCACGTCATCACCGACCCGCGCACGGTGGGCACCCCGATCACGATCGACGATGAGTACGGCCCGGTGCATCTGTACGGCATCCCGTACCTCGAGCCGTCGCTCGTCCGCCACCTCTGGGGCGGCATCGAGCTGCGCTCGCAGGCCCAGACGATGGACCACGCCATGTCGTTGATCCGGTCCGACCTCGCCGGGCGCACCGGTCGCTCGGTGGCGATCGCGCACTGCTTCGCCGCCGGTGTGGAGCCGACCCCGCACCTGGAGCGCGATATCCAGCAGGGCGGGCTCGATGTGGTGCCGCTGTCGATCTTCGAGGGCGTCGACTACGTCGCGCTCGGGCACATCCACGGACAGCAGCGGTTGTCGGACAGTGTCCGGTACGCCGGCGCTCCGTTGCACTACAGCTTCGGTGAGCGCGACCGCGCTCGCGGGTCGTGGCTCGTCGACCTCGACGCCGCGGGTCTCGGCAGCGTCGAATGGCTCGATCTGCCCGTGCCGCGGCCGCTCGACGTGATCCGGGGCACGCTCGACGAGCTGCTGCACGACCCGCGTTTCGACGGCGCCGTCGACGCCTGGGTGGCCGCGCAGTACACCGACGCGACACCCCAGACCGACCCCATGCGCAAGCTGCAGGCACGCTTCCCGCATTGCGCCACCGTCGCGCACATGCCCGACCACGTGCAGGCCGAGGACGGCCTCACCTACGCCGGGCGCGTGCGCAATGCGCGGACGCCCGTCGAGCTGTTCGACGCGTTCCTCGCGCACGTGCGCAACGGCGAGGGCGCCTCCGACGCGGAGCGAGAGCTCATCGCCGACGTCGTGCAGGAGCGCGTCGCCGCCGAGGCGAGCGCGTGA
- a CDS encoding 8-oxo-dGTP diphosphatase, which translates to MELPEVCVIYLLRRDGERTEVLLGDKRTGLGIGKVVGPGGKVEHGESLRDAAVREVQEETGVVVAASALLPAGRIDYFFPTRPAWSQRSHVFTCTEWSGEPVDSEELAPHWVALEDVPYDRMWDDAARWLPDVLRGGRVDATFTFGPDLATVVDPPRS; encoded by the coding sequence GTGGAACTGCCCGAGGTGTGCGTCATCTATCTGCTGCGTCGCGACGGCGAGCGGACCGAGGTGCTGCTGGGCGACAAGCGCACCGGGCTCGGGATCGGCAAGGTCGTCGGCCCCGGCGGCAAGGTCGAACACGGCGAGAGCCTGCGCGACGCCGCGGTGCGCGAGGTCCAGGAGGAGACGGGCGTGGTGGTCGCGGCGTCCGCTCTTCTCCCCGCGGGCCGAATCGACTACTTCTTCCCGACGAGGCCGGCATGGTCGCAGCGATCCCACGTCTTCACCTGCACCGAGTGGTCGGGAGAGCCCGTCGACTCCGAGGAGCTCGCGCCGCACTGGGTCGCGCTCGAGGACGTGCCCTACGACCGGATGTGGGATGACGCCGCCCGGTGGCTGCCGGACGTGCTGCGCGGCGGCCGCGTCGATGCGACCTTCACGTTCGGCCCCGATCTCGCGACCGTCGTCGATCCGCCGCGCAGCTGA
- a CDS encoding DUF2277 domain-containing protein has product MCRNIHTLHNFEPAATNDEIHAAALQYVRKIAGTTKPSKANQAAFDHAVAEIAHITGHLLEDLVAVAPPKNREEEAAKARARAEASGRYAPRVA; this is encoded by the coding sequence ATGTGCCGTAACATCCACACCCTCCACAACTTCGAGCCGGCCGCGACGAACGACGAGATCCACGCGGCGGCCCTGCAGTACGTGCGCAAGATCGCCGGGACGACGAAGCCGTCGAAGGCCAACCAGGCCGCGTTCGACCACGCCGTCGCCGAGATCGCGCACATCACCGGGCATCTGCTCGAGGATCTGGTCGCCGTCGCGCCTCCGAAGAACCGTGAAGAAGAGGCCGCGAAGGCGCGCGCCCGCGCCGAGGCATCCGGTCGTTACGCTCCGCGCGTCGCCTGA
- a CDS encoding alpha/beta fold hydrolase: MSTPKLAPEGADVSVSAFPFAGATLIAEDYGTGSHTFLLIHGIGMGRSVFSDLATHLHHRGRIVAVDLPGYGDAPEPARTLTMERTADLVAAFIRSRRLENVVVVGHSMGTQVAIEIAARHPELVARAVLIAPTVNRRERTGTRQFFRLVQDLAVERPKVVAVGAREYVRAGPHIRNKYRAMLAHRPERVFGHVSAPVLILRGEHDYVSPRDWCRFVAESIPRATLAEIAAHGHETMIRDAAPAAQQIIAFTGV; the protein is encoded by the coding sequence GTGAGCACCCCGAAGCTGGCACCCGAGGGCGCCGACGTCTCGGTGTCGGCATTCCCGTTCGCCGGTGCAACCTTGATCGCCGAGGACTATGGAACGGGCTCGCACACCTTCCTCCTCATCCACGGCATCGGGATGGGACGATCGGTCTTCTCCGATCTGGCCACGCACCTGCACCACCGCGGCCGCATCGTCGCGGTGGATCTGCCGGGGTACGGGGACGCACCCGAACCGGCGCGCACGCTGACGATGGAGCGGACGGCCGATCTGGTGGCGGCGTTCATCCGCAGCCGTCGCCTGGAGAACGTCGTGGTCGTCGGCCATTCGATGGGGACGCAGGTCGCGATCGAAATCGCCGCCCGGCATCCGGAACTGGTCGCCCGCGCGGTCCTGATCGCTCCCACCGTCAATCGGCGCGAGCGCACCGGAACCCGGCAGTTCTTCCGTCTCGTCCAGGACCTCGCCGTCGAGCGCCCCAAGGTCGTCGCGGTCGGAGCCCGCGAGTACGTGCGCGCCGGACCTCACATCCGCAACAAGTACCGTGCGATGCTCGCGCACCGGCCGGAGCGGGTCTTCGGGCACGTTTCCGCGCCGGTCCTGATCCTGCGCGGCGAGCACGACTACGTCTCGCCGCGCGACTGGTGCCGCTTCGTCGCCGAGAGCATTCCGCGCGCCACCCTCGCGGAGATCGCGGCACACGGTCACGAGACGATGATCCGGGATGCCGCGCCCGCCGCGCAGCAGATCATCGCCTTCACCGGCGTCTGA